In Salvelinus fontinalis isolate EN_2023a unplaced genomic scaffold, ASM2944872v1 scaffold_1918, whole genome shotgun sequence, the following are encoded in one genomic region:
- the LOC129850300 gene encoding LOW QUALITY PROTEIN: solute carrier family 41 member 2-like (The sequence of the model RefSeq protein was modified relative to this genomic sequence to represent the inferred CDS: inserted 2 bases in 1 codon; substituted 1 base at 1 genomic stop codon) — protein MIVVGVIIGSKRIGINPDNVATPIAASFGDLITLACLSQGLYECIEYYPYVSYLVCLIFLCLTHLWVAVSFRNPASCILLYTGWEPIITAMVISSIGGLILNTTVSDPNMAGMIVYTAVMNSVGGNLVAIXSSRITTDLQXQVPEDRRSCYNPCRTFYGLANHRSAQVLLLSITFLAAFLLHVFTLLCLADWMVHCLWRTGKDPDSYSIPYLYWAWPSSLWPSSCSGS, from the exons ATGATCGTGGTGGGAGTGATCATCGGCTCCAAGAGGATAGGCATCAACCCAGACAATGTGGCCACTCCCATCGCTGCCAGCTTCGGTGACCTCATCACCCTGGCCTGCCTCAGCCAGGGGCTCTATGAATGCATAG AGTATTATCCCTATGTGTCGTACCTGGTGTGTCTGATCTTCCTCTGCCTGACCCATCTGTGGGTGGCCGTCTCCTTCAGAAACCCAGCCAGTTGCATTCTACTCTACACAGGCTGGGAACCAATCATTACTGCCATGGTCATCAGCAG TATCGGAGGACTCATCCTGAACACAACTGTATCAGACCCGAACATGGCGGGAATGATAGTCTACACGGCAGTTATGAATA GTGTTGGGGGGAACTTGGTTGCCATCTAGTCCAGTCGTATCACCACTGATCTGCA GCAGGTGCCTGAGGACCGAAGGAGCTGCTACAACCCCTGCAGGACCTTTTATGGCCTAG CCAATCATCGCTCTGCCCAGGTGCTGCTCCTGTCTATCACCTTCTTAGCTGCATTCCTTCTACAT GTTTTCACTCTGCTGTGTCTTGCTGACTGGATGGTCCATTGCCTGTGGCGGACGGGCAAGGACCCAGACAGTTACTCCATCCCCTACCTCTATTGGGCATGGCCCTCCTCGCTCTGGCCTTCTTCCTGCTCTGGCTCATAG